In the genome of Methanocorpusculum vombati, the window CCCGCACCGACAGATCGGCATTCGTCCCGTCCCGCAGATTCACCGTCTGCTGAACCCGCGCAATCGAAGGAGTCGGCTTGAACGCAACCGAAAAGTCCAGCACAGAACCATTTGCCATACCGCCGAGCACACCGCCCGCATGATTGGTGGCGGCCGCCACCCGGCC includes:
- a CDS encoding chorismate synthase; translation: GRVAAATNHAGGVLGGMANGSVLDFSVAFKPTPSIARVQQTVNLRDGTNADLSVRGRHDPCIANRGAIVVEAMTAFVLADLCVRGGFLG